In Cryptococcus gattii WM276 chromosome A, complete sequence, one genomic interval encodes:
- a CDS encoding protein-methionine-R-oxide reductase, putative (Similar to TIGR gene model, INSD accession AAW41684.1) — protein MSQPPKVQKSDDEWHAILSPEQFRVLRQKGTERPGSHPYDHSFNEGVYHCAGCDAPLYTSKTKFQSGCGWPAFYDTIPGAVNRHEDKTLGMTRTEITCANCGGHLGHVFKGEGFPNPVDERHCVNGISLNFKNE, from the exons ATGTCCCAACCTCCCAAGGTCCAGAAGTCTGACGATGAGTGGCATGCCATTCTTAGTCCGGAGCAA TTCCGAGTTCTGAGACAAAAGGGAACTGAGAGGCCAGGCTCTCATCCTTACGATCATTCGTTCAACGAAGGTGTCTACC ACTGTGCCGGATGTGATGCTCCCTTGTATACATCGAAGACCAAGTT CCAATCTGGATGTGGATGGCCTGCCTTTTATGATACCATACCAGGTGCCGTCAACCGTCATGAAGATAAGACGCTTGGAATGACGCGGACGGAGATCACGTGTGCCAATTG TGGCGGTCATTTGGGTCACGTCTTCAAGGGAGAAGGTTTCCCTAACCCGGTCGACGAACG ACACTGTGTTAACGGAATTTCCCTCAATTTCAAGAATGAATAG